From the genome of Impatiens glandulifera chromosome 9, dImpGla2.1, whole genome shotgun sequence, one region includes:
- the LOC124914333 gene encoding pentatricopeptide repeat-containing protein At1g08070, chloroplastic-like, translated as MELHVKNLLHSSTLHIAQINQIHGLLITNFPSLMPLFTRKLLNLSFLQYAHQVLDEIPHPDHTLYNHFISAYSRLSLNREAIHHFSSMRQKGIWTDCYAFASVLKSCSSISSDTGFEKQVHSLVVKHGLESSVFVQTSLLGFYSKFGDLNSAKLVFDGVLVKDPMMYNTLISGYSRHGNISMARELFDEMPERTLVSWNAILSCYANNGAYQDGFRILDQMKSEKFQPNEWTVAIALSMCAKLGDFEMGMSLKQIIDDNGWHNNMVVSTALLEMYVKCGAVEDARKVFDKMLKRDTVAWTSMISGYAQNGRSSEALELFEKMEDKVIKPNNITLVSVLSACSQLGSAETGNRIGGYIEKRGFDSDKYVASALLAMYSKCGNIEKAREVFNKMPQKDTVAWNSIITGLAINGLAEDAFLMFAKMVETGTQPDSITYVGLLTACAHAGLVQLGFEFFKSMREEHGIKPEIEHYSCIVDLLCRSGRVEEAYKFICEMEFEPNGVVWGTLLSASRIQSNLELAEISLNKLIEQEPDNSGNYVLLSNVYASVDKWQEVCKFRNLMKTQNLQKTAACSWIELGNKVNKFLVRDTSHPLSNDIYRAVHNLSTHLTRFSYDFAIELEMN; from the coding sequence AGATCATACTCTCTACAACCATTTCATATCTGCCTACTCCAGGCTTTCTTTGAACAGAGAAGCCATCCATCACTTTTCTTCTATGCGCCAAAAAGGTATTTGGACCGATTGTTATGCTTTTGCTTCTGTCCTCAAGTCttgttcttcaatttcttcAGATACTGGGTTTGAAAAACAGGTCCATTCTTTGGTTGTAAAGCATGGGTTGGAATCAAGTGTTTTTGTTCAGACTTCTTTATTGGGTTTCTATTCTAAATTTGGTGATTTGAATTCTGCAAAATTAGTTTTTGATGGGGTTCTGGTTAAGGATCCTATGATGTATAATACTTTGATATCTGGGTATTCAAGGCATGGCAATATTTCCATGGCACGAGAGCTGTTCGATGAAATGCCTGAAAGAACACTTGTCTCCTGGAATGCCATTCTATCTTGCTATGCAAACAATGGTGCTTATCAAGATGGGTTTAGAATATTAGATCAAATGAAATCTGAGAAATTCCAACCTAATGAGTGGACTGTAGCAATTGCACTCTCCATGTGTGCTAAGCTTGGGGATTTTGAAATGGGAATGAGTTTAAAGCAGATTATTGATGACAATGGTTGGCATAACAATATGGTAGTCTCGACTGCACTTCTAGAAATGTATGTAAAATGTGGGGCAGTAGAAGATGCCCGTAAAGTGTTCGACAAAATGCTTAAACGAGATACCGTAGCATGGACATCAATGATTTCTGGATATGCTCAAAACGGAAGATCATCTGAAGCACTAGAACTATTCGAGAAAATGGAAGATAAAGTCATCAAACCGAATAATATCACTCTCGTTAGTGTTTTATCCGCTTGCTCTCAGTTGGGCTCTGCAGAAACTGGTAACAGAATCGGCGGCTACATAGAGAAACGCGGATTTGATTCAGACAAGTACGTCGCCTCAGCCTTACTCGCTATGTACTCAAAATGTGGGAACATCGAGAAAGCCCGTGAAGTGTTCAATAAAATGCCCCAAAAGGATACAGTGGCGTGGAATTCCATCATAACCGGGCTAGCCATAAATGGTCTAGCCGAAGACGCATTCCTTATGTTTGCCAAAATGGTAGAAACCGGGACTCAACCTGATAGTATAACATATGTGGGTCTCCTAACCGCCTGTGCTCACGCAGGGCTAGTCCAGCTAGGTTTCGAGTTCTTTAAAAGCATGAGGGAAGAACATGGGATTAAACCGGAGATAGAACATTATTCTTGTATTGTAGATCTTCTCTGCAGGTCGGGTAGAGTTGAAGAAgcttataaatttatatgtgaAATGGAATTCGAGCCGAATGGTGTAGTATGGGGGACTTTACTAAGTGCGAGTAGAATTCAATCGAATTTAGAACTTGCTGAGATCTCATTGAATAAGTTGATAGAACAAGAGCCTGATAATTCTGGGAACTATGTTCTTCTATCAAATGTGTATGCTAGTGTAGATAAATGGCAAGAGGTTTGTAAATTCAGGAATTTGATGAAAACCCAGAATTTACAGAAGACAGCTGCTTGTAGTTGGATAGAGTTGGGGAATAAGGTAAATAAATTTTTGGTTAGAGATACTTCTCATCCTTTGTCGAATGATATTTATCGTGCCGTTCACAATTTGAGCACACATTTGACTCGGTTTTCTTATGATTTTGCTATCGAGTTAGAGATGAACTAA